The Streptomyces sp. NBC_01353 genome contains a region encoding:
- a CDS encoding DUF4231 domain-containing protein: MDEVGDAPEAGVEGGAMTPQGYIESRLVQYQEWYDRKATKMKAMHLRMRTVSVVGAALVPVLVNLDLSFARVTATALSLIVVASVSLESVYRYREQWKNYRSTEQLLGHERVYFEAKVGPYRNLSERDSFTTLVARVEKAIANENSATLNVMTLGGQVNADVQQNGVPAPRPEAGTATGGS; this comes from the coding sequence ATGGATGAGGTGGGGGACGCTCCGGAGGCCGGGGTCGAGGGTGGGGCCATGACTCCGCAGGGGTACATCGAGAGTCGGCTCGTGCAGTACCAGGAGTGGTACGACCGCAAGGCCACCAAGATGAAGGCCATGCATCTGCGGATGCGGACCGTCTCCGTCGTCGGTGCCGCGCTCGTGCCCGTGTTGGTCAATCTCGATCTGTCGTTCGCGAGGGTGACCGCCACCGCGCTCAGTCTGATCGTCGTCGCTTCGGTGTCGCTGGAGAGCGTGTACCGGTATCGCGAGCAGTGGAAGAACTACCGGTCGACTGAGCAACTGCTGGGGCACGAGAGGGTCTACTTCGAGGCCAAGGTCGGGCCCTATCGGAACCTCTCCGAGCGGGACTCCTTCACCACCCTGGTCGCCCGCGTGGAGAAGGCCATCGCCAACGAGAACTCCGCGACTCTCAACGTCATGACCCTCGGCGGGCAGGTGAACGCCGACGTGCAGCAGAACGGCGTGCCGGCGCCCCGCCCCGAGGCCGGGACCGCGACAGGCGGAAGTTGA
- a CDS encoding MBL fold metallo-hydrolase has translation MDDDALRITVLGSATPCPRPGNPCSGYLVEGGGVRVWVDAGSGSLGELQRYTGLGEIDAVWISHLHADHCSDLLTAYYALLYADIRLDAPVPLYGPPAVADRLAAFLTNGPHRSPVEDAFAVEELYDGHEVRIGGLSLRARAVEHGGIPAFALRVEDRDGRRIAYSGDCEPCPALTELAGDCELFVCEADGEGPGHHSAEQAGRTAVDARVGRLVVTHVGPGIEPEHAVADAGRVFAGAVEYAAPGAVFAVTRRTVTRRSRTPGRTTPSPASSR, from the coding sequence ATGGACGACGACGCGCTGCGGATCACCGTGCTCGGATCCGCCACCCCCTGTCCCAGGCCCGGGAACCCCTGCTCCGGGTATCTCGTCGAGGGCGGCGGCGTCCGCGTGTGGGTGGACGCCGGCAGCGGGTCGCTCGGGGAGCTGCAGCGGTACACCGGGCTCGGAGAGATCGACGCGGTGTGGATCTCCCATCTGCATGCCGATCACTGCTCCGACCTGCTCACCGCCTACTACGCGCTCCTGTACGCCGACATCCGGCTCGATGCGCCGGTGCCTCTCTACGGGCCGCCTGCCGTCGCCGATCGGCTCGCCGCGTTTCTGACCAACGGGCCGCACCGCAGTCCCGTCGAAGACGCCTTCGCCGTCGAGGAGTTGTACGACGGGCATGAGGTCCGCATCGGTGGGCTGAGTCTGCGTGCACGCGCCGTCGAGCATGGTGGGATCCCCGCCTTCGCGCTGCGCGTCGAGGACCGGGACGGGCGCCGGATCGCGTACTCCGGTGACTGCGAGCCCTGCCCCGCCCTCACCGAACTCGCCGGGGACTGCGAGCTGTTCGTCTGCGAGGCCGACGGCGAGGGGCCCGGGCACCACTCCGCCGAGCAGGCGGGGAGGACGGCCGTCGACGCCCGTGTCGGCAGGCTCGTCGTGACCCATGTCGGGCCCGGCATCGAGCCCGAGCACGCTGTGGCGGACGCCGGACGGGTGTTCGCGGGCGCGGTCGAGTACGCCGCGCCCGGCGCCGTGTTCGCCGTCACGCGTCGAACCGTCACGCGTCGAAGTCGTACTCCAGGACGTACGACGCCGAGTCCAGCGTCATCTCGTTGA